The following proteins come from a genomic window of Edaphobacter sp. 4G125:
- a CDS encoding helix-turn-helix transcriptional regulator, which translates to MAELRTQDFRALNASTLILHDRGLHETFTTKLQAALAPLIASDVTALECFDSRLSWTGRMFADPEQQVARLFHIFLQEKLSHPLFPLFASGKLRDPVRISDIQSLSKLRGSQIYSEFLKPLGIERQIAVTLRLDDGLSGVLVLGRWSKDFSGSERERLKAFVPHIEMERRAMPRSGQLTPKINLGVTEREAEVLRWLAHGKSDEQISIICKMSKRTVQKHCENLYRKLGVECRTAAVVRALTAEMKTD; encoded by the coding sequence ATGGCCGAACTGCGAACACAGGACTTCCGGGCATTAAATGCAAGCACTCTAATCCTGCATGACCGCGGATTACACGAAACCTTTACCACGAAATTGCAGGCGGCTCTCGCCCCGCTTATTGCTTCAGACGTTACGGCATTAGAATGCTTCGATTCTCGATTATCCTGGACCGGCCGTATGTTCGCTGATCCCGAACAGCAGGTTGCGCGCCTCTTCCACATTTTTCTACAAGAAAAACTGAGCCATCCGCTATTTCCGCTATTTGCCAGCGGCAAGCTGAGAGACCCCGTACGCATTTCTGATATTCAAAGCCTGTCAAAATTGCGTGGATCGCAAATCTATTCTGAATTTCTGAAACCACTAGGTATTGAGCGTCAGATCGCTGTTACCCTCAGGCTGGATGATGGGCTATCGGGAGTACTTGTCTTGGGACGCTGGAGTAAAGATTTTAGCGGGTCCGAGCGAGAACGTCTTAAAGCATTTGTTCCTCATATCGAAATGGAAAGACGAGCGATGCCCCGTTCGGGGCAGTTGACCCCAAAGATCAATTTAGGCGTTACAGAGCGGGAGGCAGAGGTTTTGAGGTGGCTGGCCCACGGAAAAAGCGACGAGCAAATTTCAATCATTTGTAAGATGAGTAAGCGAACAGTACAAAAACACTGCGAAAACCTATACCGGAAACTCGGCGTGGAATGCCGAACTGCAGCTGTTGTTAGAGCGCTTACGGCTGAAATGAAAACCGACTG
- a CDS encoding VOC family protein, protein MAQPFVHLELNTPDLAKAKDFYGQLCGWTFEDFPMGPPAGTYSIFKPSEGPGGGIFSMPGAPTAWLPYIGVENLKASTDKAASLGAQVIMRQQEVPGMGWFSILVDPTGASIALWEAAKKS, encoded by the coding sequence ATGGCTCAACCCTTCGTTCATCTTGAGCTCAATACCCCCGATCTTGCCAAAGCCAAAGACTTTTATGGCCAGCTCTGCGGCTGGACCTTTGAGGACTTCCCGATGGGGCCGCCTGCCGGAACCTACTCAATCTTCAAACCATCGGAAGGCCCCGGTGGTGGCATCTTCAGCATGCCCGGAGCTCCAACCGCATGGCTCCCCTACATTGGCGTCGAGAACCTGAAGGCCTCCACCGATAAAGCTGCTTCTCTCGGAGCACAGGTCATCATGCGCCAGCAGGAAGTGCCCGGCATGGGCTGGTTCTCCATCCTGGTGGATCCCACCGGAGCCTCAATCGCCCTCTGGGAAGCCGCTAAAAAATCCTGA
- a CDS encoding type II secretion system protein — MQQTRENHTTREGEQGFMLVGVIVLVFLVMLALSIAAPKVARELRREREVEAIHRGNEYVGAIRRYYLKFGRYPGTMDQLEKTSNIRFLRRKYEDPMTGKADWRLIHIGEAKTTVKGFFGQPLTGLPGSGGGLGSAASMASSQPGSTVNGSSPTGSSLGGTSSLGSSSPGFSLGGAGLSPGSGTGPGSGATVNSGSSSSSGGISSQSATSFTGGGAPIVGVGSSRSGDSISVLNEQTTYQTWEFIYDPRIEQLKAKAALLGGGSSSGFGSGSSGSSSGFGSGSSLPGLNSSPGSSMGSSNPSSSH; from the coding sequence ATGCAACAAACCAGAGAGAATCACACGACACGCGAGGGCGAGCAGGGCTTTATGCTCGTTGGCGTAATCGTACTGGTCTTTCTAGTAATGCTTGCGCTGAGTATCGCTGCTCCGAAGGTCGCGCGTGAGCTTCGGCGCGAGCGCGAGGTAGAGGCGATTCATCGCGGCAATGAGTATGTCGGCGCCATCCGGCGTTACTACCTCAAGTTCGGGCGATACCCCGGAACGATGGACCAGCTTGAGAAGACGAGCAATATTCGTTTCCTGCGCCGAAAATATGAAGACCCGATGACGGGCAAGGCGGACTGGCGCCTGATCCACATTGGCGAGGCGAAGACGACCGTCAAGGGCTTCTTTGGCCAGCCGCTGACAGGATTGCCCGGGAGCGGTGGAGGATTAGGAAGTGCCGCTTCGATGGCCTCCTCGCAGCCTGGATCGACGGTCAATGGCAGTTCTCCCACGGGATCGTCCTTGGGAGGAACGTCGAGTCTTGGGAGCTCCTCGCCTGGCTTTAGCCTGGGGGGGGCTGGTCTTAGCCCGGGTTCTGGCACCGGTCCTGGTTCGGGAGCGACGGTTAACTCCGGTTCGTCCAGCTCTTCGGGTGGGATCAGCAGCCAATCGGCGACAAGCTTTACTGGTGGTGGTGCGCCTATCGTCGGCGTTGGAAGCTCGAGGTCGGGGGACTCAATTTCGGTCCTGAATGAACAGACGACTTACCAGACGTGGGAGTTTATCTACGATCCTCGGATTGAGCAGCTGAAGGCCAAGGCAGCTTTGTTGGGTGGTGGTTCCAGCTCAGGGTTTGGTTCGGGGTCTTCCGGTTCCAGTTCAGGGTTTGGTTCTGGTTCTAGTCTCCCGGGACTGAATTCATCACCGGGTTCCTCTATGGGAAGTTCCAATCCCTCCAGCTCTCACTAG
- a CDS encoding PilN domain-containing protein, protein MRISVNLATRPFVELRPLYAKLRIAIVALVLLALVLGIALHSLSAKARANEAQMNALQSRTLQYQQERQRNEARMRQPQNMAVLERSQFLNALFAQKSFSWTAVMMDLERVLPAGVQVTSIEPTTNKSGEVNIRLRVSGERDRAVELVRNLEKSQRFITPRLAGEAAQMQEGRGSGAPSLTPGSVEFEIFSGYNPLPEPAEKKAQKASIEEAPKEQQSELPTPSKVSRRARGAKSAPPAQRPLMGVPR, encoded by the coding sequence ATGCGTATCTCCGTTAATCTGGCAACCCGTCCATTCGTTGAACTGCGTCCGCTTTATGCGAAGCTACGCATCGCCATCGTAGCGCTTGTGTTGTTGGCGTTGGTGTTGGGGATCGCGCTGCACTCGTTGAGCGCGAAGGCCCGCGCCAACGAAGCGCAGATGAATGCGCTTCAATCCAGAACGCTACAGTATCAGCAGGAGCGGCAGCGCAACGAGGCTCGGATGCGGCAGCCGCAGAACATGGCTGTGCTCGAGCGCAGCCAGTTTCTCAATGCATTATTCGCCCAAAAAAGCTTTAGTTGGACGGCCGTAATGATGGACCTGGAGCGTGTGCTTCCTGCCGGAGTCCAGGTCACCAGTATCGAGCCGACAACGAATAAATCAGGCGAGGTTAATATTCGACTACGCGTGAGCGGAGAGCGTGATCGCGCGGTTGAGCTGGTCCGAAATCTCGAAAAATCGCAGCGTTTTATAACTCCACGCCTTGCCGGAGAGGCCGCGCAAATGCAGGAGGGCCGTGGCTCTGGCGCTCCATCTCTGACCCCCGGGTCCGTGGAGTTTGAAATCTTTAGTGGCTACAATCCACTTCCAGAGCCTGCAGAGAAGAAGGCGCAGAAGGCTTCCATAGAGGAAGCTCCAAAAGAACAGCAGTCGGAGCTGCCCACTCCATCCAAGGTTTCGAGACGGGCCAGGGGAGCTAAGTCTGCTCCTCCTGCACAACGTCCATTGATGGGGGTGCCGCGATGA
- a CDS encoding type IV pilus biogenesis protein PilM, whose product MEIFPKTLGSRPRLAVELRPEGVVAARAEDARAVLSAVAHVSLPNGALAIGLKAGNFIDRSSVVTGFREVLDAVAGRASDRNRNVTIVVPDAAVRVLLLEFDTLPTKPVEALAVVRFRLKKLLPFDSDHAAVSYQVMSTEKNSMRVLVVAMSHEVLEEYESIVDEAGYKVGAVLPSTLAALAGLDEEQPAVLVVNAGQGGITTAIVRAGVLLLHRSLELENEVAASGEAGGQELRSGVGYESTMQARVLASVEAAMTGREIAQTVSVATAYFEDNLGHAPEVIFSAGPLGAEGLKAILEENGFERPEVRELVKAESIAVSAATARVQLSWLAGVRGALKD is encoded by the coding sequence ATGGAGATTTTTCCTAAAACACTGGGCTCACGGCCCCGGCTGGCAGTGGAACTGAGGCCTGAAGGTGTCGTTGCCGCAAGAGCCGAAGATGCCAGAGCAGTGCTCAGCGCGGTTGCGCATGTTTCGTTGCCGAATGGCGCTCTTGCGATTGGCCTGAAGGCAGGAAACTTTATTGATCGTTCCAGTGTGGTCACCGGATTCCGCGAAGTTCTCGATGCCGTGGCTGGTCGGGCCAGCGATAGAAATCGTAATGTGACGATTGTTGTTCCTGATGCGGCGGTTCGAGTTCTGCTGCTGGAATTCGACACCCTGCCCACAAAACCCGTTGAGGCGCTGGCGGTGGTCCGATTCCGTCTAAAGAAGTTGCTTCCGTTTGACAGCGATCATGCGGCTGTCAGTTATCAGGTGATGTCGACCGAGAAGAACTCCATGCGGGTGCTTGTCGTGGCGATGTCTCATGAGGTTCTTGAGGAGTACGAAAGCATCGTAGATGAGGCCGGATACAAGGTAGGAGCTGTCCTGCCCAGTACGCTGGCTGCACTGGCTGGACTCGATGAGGAGCAGCCGGCGGTTCTGGTCGTCAATGCAGGGCAGGGAGGAATCACGACTGCGATTGTGCGTGCCGGAGTACTTCTGTTACATCGTTCGCTTGAGCTGGAGAATGAAGTTGCCGCTAGTGGCGAGGCAGGCGGGCAGGAGCTGCGAAGCGGTGTTGGATATGAATCCACCATGCAGGCCAGAGTGCTGGCTTCTGTGGAGGCTGCAATGACCGGCCGCGAGATCGCGCAGACAGTGAGCGTAGCCACGGCCTACTTTGAAGACAATCTTGGCCATGCCCCGGAAGTGATCTTCTCCGCAGGGCCACTCGGAGCCGAAGGGCTGAAGGCCATTCTGGAGGAGAATGGCTTTGAGAGACCCGAAGTTAGAGAGCTTGTGAAGGCGGAGTCGATTGCTGTGTCCGCCGCAACAGCACGTGTCCAGCTTAGCTGGCTGGCTGGTGTAAGGGGAGCGTTGAAAGACTGA
- a CDS encoding GspE/PulE family protein: MGNLPLAIPVSSPGMDEFERAQLLARRYHSEFVDLKNFKIQHDLFKRVPVDMMFRYNFVPLEQIGTRLAIAVSDPSKLMVLDEISGLLGMRLITRVATLSQINELLKKTEQSQRVLDEASEGLAFDVLSSEENPDENISIERLTSEDDISPIIRLVDTTIFTALERRASDIHLETYDDSLLVKYRIDGVLQQAMAPIAREHHQTILSRIKVMSELDIAERRVPQDGRFRVRYKGRLIDFRVSIMPTVHGENAVLRVLDKESMSEKFKKLSLDVVGFAERDLERFRRYIKEPYGMVLVTGPTGSGKTTTLYAALNEIKSEEDKIITIEDPVEYQIRGITQIPVNEKKGLTFARGLRSILRHDPDKILVGEIRDAETAQIAINSALTGHLVFTTVHANNVVDVLGRFLNMGVEPYNFVSALNCILAQRLVRQICDFCVRDVQYDDATLIASGLDVYEWRDFSFREGAGCIECGGTGYRGRSAIHELLELDDEIREMLLAKKPGSEIRKKAREKGMSFLRDSALERVRAGITTLKEINKVTFIESGR; this comes from the coding sequence ATGGGAAATCTTCCGCTGGCAATCCCGGTGAGTAGTCCGGGAATGGACGAGTTTGAGCGAGCACAATTGCTGGCGCGGCGATACCATTCCGAGTTCGTCGATCTGAAAAACTTCAAAATCCAGCACGATCTCTTCAAGCGCGTCCCCGTGGACATGATGTTTCGCTACAACTTTGTTCCCCTGGAGCAGATAGGAACGCGCTTGGCCATTGCTGTCTCCGATCCATCGAAGCTGATGGTACTCGACGAGATTTCGGGCTTGCTGGGAATGCGCCTGATTACGCGAGTGGCCACGCTCTCGCAGATCAACGAGCTTCTGAAGAAGACCGAACAGTCGCAGCGCGTGTTGGATGAGGCCAGTGAGGGACTCGCCTTCGATGTCCTGTCGAGCGAGGAGAACCCCGATGAAAATATCTCCATCGAGCGGCTGACAAGCGAAGATGATATTTCACCGATCATCCGCCTGGTGGACACGACGATCTTTACCGCTCTTGAACGCCGCGCATCAGATATTCACCTCGAAACCTACGATGATTCGCTGCTGGTCAAATATCGTATTGACGGGGTGTTGCAACAGGCGATGGCTCCCATTGCACGCGAGCACCACCAGACGATCCTTTCCCGAATCAAGGTTATGAGCGAGCTTGACATCGCCGAGCGCCGCGTCCCGCAGGACGGCCGCTTTCGTGTGCGCTACAAGGGAAGACTGATCGACTTTCGCGTATCCATCATGCCGACGGTGCATGGTGAAAATGCCGTACTTCGTGTGCTCGATAAGGAGTCGATGAGCGAGAAGTTCAAAAAGCTCTCGCTCGATGTTGTGGGTTTTGCTGAGCGCGATCTCGAGCGCTTCCGCCGCTATATCAAAGAGCCATATGGCATGGTGCTGGTGACCGGGCCGACTGGCTCCGGTAAGACCACTACCCTCTACGCTGCTCTGAATGAGATTAAGAGCGAGGAAGACAAGATCATCACGATTGAAGATCCGGTGGAGTACCAGATTCGCGGGATTACGCAGATCCCTGTGAACGAGAAGAAGGGCTTGACCTTCGCTCGTGGGCTGCGTTCGATCCTTCGTCACGATCCGGACAAGATCCTCGTGGGTGAGATCCGTGATGCTGAAACAGCGCAGATTGCGATCAACTCAGCGTTGACCGGACATCTCGTCTTCACCACTGTTCACGCGAATAATGTCGTCGACGTCCTTGGACGCTTTCTGAACATGGGAGTCGAACCCTACAACTTTGTCTCTGCTTTGAATTGCATTTTGGCGCAGCGGCTCGTTCGGCAGATCTGCGATTTCTGCGTTCGAGATGTGCAATACGATGATGCCACGCTGATTGCCAGCGGTCTGGATGTCTACGAATGGCGAGATTTCTCCTTCCGTGAGGGTGCAGGGTGTATCGAATGCGGTGGAACAGGCTATCGCGGCCGCTCGGCCATTCACGAGCTGCTGGAACTCGACGATGAGATTCGTGAGATGCTTCTGGCGAAGAAGCCAGGAAGCGAGATTCGCAAGAAGGCCCGCGAGAAGGGGATGTCGTTTCTGCGTGACTCGGCTCTGGAGCGGGTTCGCGCGGGAATTACGACGCTCAAGGAGATCAACAAGGTCACCTTCATTGAGTCGGGACGTTAG
- a CDS encoding HdeD family acid-resistance protein has product MSDAATPLTDFAHRTVNWSIFLSILLILAGFFTLLLPFIGGIGLTIFVGWALIISGVAHLVFAWKSHTTGGKVWEFLVGLAYLFAGIYLILHPVAGLASLTLLLAFYLFFEGIFEVIGYFQVRPRHGAGWLLVDGLITLLLAWMIWRHWPSSSVWAIGTLVGISMLFSGFSRLMLSMSAKRVLKAF; this is encoded by the coding sequence ATGAGCGACGCCGCGACTCCTCTTACCGATTTCGCGCACCGCACGGTCAATTGGTCAATCTTTCTCAGTATCCTGCTCATTCTGGCAGGTTTCTTCACACTCCTGCTCCCATTCATTGGGGGAATCGGCCTGACGATCTTCGTTGGGTGGGCCCTGATTATCAGTGGCGTAGCGCACCTTGTCTTCGCCTGGAAAAGCCATACCACCGGCGGCAAGGTCTGGGAGTTCTTGGTTGGTCTGGCCTACCTCTTCGCCGGGATCTACCTCATCCTGCATCCAGTTGCCGGCCTGGCTTCCCTGACTCTACTGCTAGCCTTTTATCTCTTCTTTGAAGGGATCTTCGAGGTGATCGGCTATTTCCAGGTACGTCCCCGTCATGGGGCTGGATGGCTACTCGTGGATGGACTCATTACCCTTCTGCTCGCCTGGATGATCTGGCGTCACTGGCCCTCAAGCTCTGTCTGGGCCATTGGCACCCTGGTCGGCATCAGTATGCTCTTCAGTGGCTTCTCGCGCCTCATGCTCTCGATGAGCGCAAAGCGCGTCCTGAAAGCATTTTAG
- a CDS encoding DUF2959 family protein produces the protein MNSVAKVCLTGCLSLSLLFGTGCTRTYYKAMATFGKEKRDILVSRVKDSKKDQQQVKEQIKTTMESFQVLTGFQGGQLEKNYKKLNGEYEKAADSAKKLHDRIDSIDQVSNDLFREWQKEIDGMENRKLKQQSAQMLRQSRLQEANYIKSMRQTEARMTPVLTAFHDQVVFLKHNLNARAIGSLKGTSAKISTDVEVLLTSLDGSMAQADALIQSLNSSGS, from the coding sequence ATGAACTCTGTTGCAAAAGTCTGTCTGACGGGCTGCCTCTCGTTGTCTCTTCTGTTCGGCACAGGCTGCACCAGAACGTACTACAAGGCGATGGCGACGTTTGGCAAAGAAAAGCGCGACATCTTGGTTTCTCGTGTAAAGGACTCTAAAAAGGATCAGCAGCAGGTCAAAGAACAGATCAAGACCACGATGGAGTCGTTCCAGGTTCTTACGGGTTTCCAGGGAGGACAGCTGGAAAAGAACTATAAAAAATTAAACGGAGAATACGAGAAAGCTGCCGATTCAGCGAAGAAGCTGCACGACCGGATTGACTCGATCGATCAGGTTTCCAACGATCTTTTCAGAGAGTGGCAAAAAGAGATTGACGGTATGGAAAACCGCAAGCTGAAGCAGCAGTCAGCGCAGATGCTACGTCAGTCGCGGTTACAGGAGGCGAACTACATCAAGTCGATGCGCCAGACCGAGGCGCGTATGACACCCGTGCTTACCGCTTTCCATGATCAGGTGGTCTTTCTAAAGCACAACCTGAATGCGCGTGCGATCGGATCACTGAAGGGGACATCCGCCAAGATCTCCACTGATGTGGAAGTTCTTCTGACCAGCCTCGATGGTTCCATGGCGCAGGCGGATGCCCTGATTCAGTCGTTGAACTCCTCTGGCTCCTAA
- a CDS encoding type II secretion system F family protein, with translation MNEFVVRLADERGRVLEQTHMAASAEELRARFTQAGYYVYSVKTRGALVGSSRKKVKLENFLIFNQQFLTLIRAGLPILGSLELLGRRQKLPHFRAQLEDVAARVKTGESISQAFEAQGGFPLVYTTTLLAGERSGNLEEVLQRYLDFQRVSLTFRKKLKASLIYPALLVAMVIGLFIFLITFVVPRFAQLYEQLDTQLPALTVFLMNLGQNAQHYGIYFASVFAVLIYLLYRWTKTDSGAMLIDRIRIGTPVFGDVWLKYQVGLFSRTLSTLLTGGLPLVPSLETAARSIDSRQVASAILKSVETVREGKGLARSLEQTKSFPELAVEMIEVGESTGALPQMLNSVAEFFEEDVQTNLTAAMSLIEPLILVVMGVVVVTILIALYLPIFSLGASGMSGH, from the coding sequence ATGAACGAATTTGTAGTCAGACTGGCGGATGAACGGGGCCGGGTACTGGAGCAGACCCATATGGCAGCTTCGGCGGAGGAGTTGCGCGCCCGCTTTACCCAGGCTGGCTACTATGTCTATTCGGTCAAGACGCGAGGAGCGCTTGTCGGTAGCAGCCGCAAGAAGGTCAAGCTCGAGAACTTTCTGATCTTCAACCAGCAGTTTCTTACATTAATTCGTGCTGGACTGCCGATCCTTGGCTCGCTGGAGCTTCTGGGGCGGCGTCAAAAGCTGCCGCACTTCCGGGCGCAGCTTGAGGATGTCGCGGCCCGGGTCAAGACGGGAGAATCGATCTCGCAGGCATTTGAAGCGCAGGGCGGATTTCCTCTGGTCTATACGACAACGCTGCTGGCCGGGGAACGTTCTGGAAACCTTGAAGAGGTCTTGCAACGTTACCTCGATTTCCAACGCGTCTCGCTGACCTTTCGCAAGAAGCTCAAGGCTAGTCTGATTTATCCGGCACTGCTCGTCGCGATGGTGATTGGCTTATTCATCTTTCTGATTACCTTTGTGGTCCCGCGGTTTGCGCAACTCTACGAACAACTGGATACTCAGCTGCCTGCGCTGACCGTCTTTCTGATGAATCTTGGTCAGAACGCGCAACATTATGGCATCTACTTCGCGTCGGTGTTCGCGGTCTTGATCTATCTGCTTTATCGCTGGACCAAAACGGACTCCGGCGCGATGCTGATCGACCGCATCCGTATTGGCACCCCTGTCTTTGGTGATGTATGGCTCAAGTACCAGGTCGGTCTATTTTCGAGAACATTATCGACTCTGCTGACGGGTGGGCTCCCCCTAGTTCCCTCGCTTGAGACGGCGGCGCGTTCCATCGATTCGCGTCAGGTTGCGAGCGCAATCCTCAAATCCGTCGAAACCGTTCGGGAAGGAAAGGGGCTGGCTCGTAGCCTTGAACAAACGAAATCATTTCCGGAGCTTGCGGTGGAGATGATCGAAGTTGGTGAATCTACCGGAGCGCTTCCGCAGATGCTGAACTCCGTCGCAGAGTTCTTTGAGGAAGACGTGCAGACCAACCTGACTGCAGCGATGAGCCTGATTGAGCCTCTCATCCTGGTGGTGATGGGCGTTGTCGTTGTTACTATTCTTATCGCGCTTTATCTTCCGATCTTCAGCCTCGGCGCAAGCGGGATGAGCGGTCACTAG
- a CDS encoding HesB/IscA family protein, with amino-acid sequence MSTATVTPTAEVVTGAPASTQPVNLTPNAIAKVKEIMGSQNPVPAGLRIGVVGGGCSGFQYSMSFENQAGMMDKVYKFDDLKVFVDATSAMYLVNCTVDYVETLEAAGFKFENAAVKSTCGCGSSFSV; translated from the coding sequence ATGTCCACTGCCACTGTCACCCCTACCGCTGAGGTTGTTACTGGTGCTCCCGCTTCTACGCAGCCTGTAAACCTGACCCCGAACGCAATCGCGAAGGTTAAGGAGATTATGGGAAGCCAGAACCCGGTTCCGGCTGGTCTGCGAATTGGTGTGGTGGGTGGCGGCTGTTCGGGGTTCCAGTACTCGATGTCGTTTGAGAATCAGGCTGGCATGATGGACAAGGTCTACAAATTTGATGACCTGAAGGTTTTTGTGGACGCCACCTCAGCGATGTACCTGGTCAATTGCACTGTGGACTATGTGGAGACCCTTGAGGCTGCTGGTTTCAAGTTCGAGAACGCCGCTGTGAAATCAACCTGCGGTTGCGGTTCCAGCTTTAGCGTGTAA
- a CDS encoding GNAT family N-acetyltransferase yields the protein MGSYEEMPVATQLELLDLREFSARQLRPLLEAEAQVWQERLRWDYRSSTELLLQYLDSRILPGFVALDRGKISGYTFCVYEGHKAVVGDAFATLSGDLTIVEALLRRLLELLLQSPNIGRIESQLLLYEAGQIEGCFREAGFSRYPRLFMELDLTGLIDPTPQPERIAELELLPWSSIYYQAAAELIHAAYLGHIDAKINDQYCSLHGSLRFLHNIVRFPGCGVFEEQQSWFLREHENGRLAGMLLCSRVAPDVAHITQLCIHPAWRGRGLGRVLLNHAVQSLRKSGTAAITLTVTEANQQAVKLYEKTGFYIRHRFNAMVLARASTWL from the coding sequence ATGGGTAGTTATGAGGAGATGCCTGTCGCAACCCAACTCGAGTTGCTGGACCTGAGAGAATTTTCGGCGCGCCAGCTCCGTCCACTGTTGGAGGCAGAGGCTCAGGTGTGGCAGGAGAGGCTGCGCTGGGACTACCGGAGCTCAACCGAGCTCCTGTTGCAATATCTTGACTCGCGCATTCTTCCTGGCTTTGTCGCTCTCGATCGGGGAAAGATCAGCGGATATACCTTCTGCGTGTATGAGGGGCATAAGGCGGTTGTAGGAGATGCCTTCGCGACGCTTTCCGGAGACCTTACGATAGTAGAGGCTCTTTTACGCCGCCTGCTGGAGTTACTTCTCCAGTCCCCAAATATCGGCAGAATTGAGTCTCAGTTGCTTCTGTATGAAGCAGGTCAGATCGAAGGCTGTTTTCGGGAAGCGGGGTTTTCAAGGTATCCCCGGCTCTTTATGGAGTTGGACCTAACCGGGCTCATCGATCCCACACCACAGCCAGAACGGATAGCGGAGTTGGAGCTGCTTCCATGGTCCTCGATCTACTATCAAGCGGCTGCAGAATTGATTCATGCCGCATACCTCGGACACATCGATGCAAAGATCAACGATCAGTACTGTTCTTTGCACGGGTCCTTACGTTTTCTGCATAATATCGTCCGGTTTCCGGGATGCGGCGTCTTTGAGGAACAACAGTCCTGGTTCCTACGGGAACATGAGAATGGAAGATTAGCAGGGATGTTGCTTTGCTCGCGAGTGGCGCCGGATGTCGCTCATATCACACAGCTTTGCATTCATCCAGCATGGAGAGGACGCGGCCTGGGGCGCGTCTTGCTGAATCATGCCGTGCAATCTCTACGGAAATCGGGGACAGCCGCCATCACACTGACGGTCACCGAAGCCAACCAGCAAGCAGTAAAACTCTACGAAAAGACTGGTTTTTATATCCGTCATCGATTTAATGCCATGGTTCTGGCACGAGCTTCGACATGGCTGTAA